A window from Photobacterium sp. DA100 encodes these proteins:
- the rpoS gene encoding RNA polymerase sigma factor RpoS: MDIKSQELNGFDADVIHLYLQEIAHKPLLTKDEEVLYSRKCLRGDPFSKATMIESNLRLVVSIAKKYRNSGMLLSDLIDEGNIGLITAVEKFDPERGFRFSTYATWWIKQTIERAIHNQARTIRLPVHVSKEINTILRTHKQLMKTTNQEPSQEEIAAKLERSVEDISNVLAYDAPVVSIDQQISDESGSQTISAFIADDEGMKPENELDKQDISKLAIAMLESLNARDREILCRRFGLLGYEAQTLQQVADEVGLTRERIRQLQVSSLKKLKNTLNRENYDLELLFAETA; this comes from the coding sequence ATGGATATCAAATCACAAGAACTTAATGGTTTCGATGCTGATGTTATTCATCTGTATCTACAAGAAATCGCGCACAAACCTTTACTTACCAAAGATGAAGAAGTTCTTTACAGCAGGAAGTGCTTACGAGGTGACCCGTTCTCAAAAGCGACAATGATTGAAAGTAACCTGCGCCTGGTTGTCAGTATTGCCAAAAAATACCGTAACAGTGGTATGTTGTTAAGCGATTTAATCGATGAAGGAAACATTGGTTTAATTACCGCGGTGGAGAAATTTGATCCTGAACGTGGTTTTAGATTCTCGACATATGCGACATGGTGGATAAAGCAGACTATTGAGCGTGCCATTCACAACCAAGCACGCACTATACGACTACCTGTTCATGTTTCAAAAGAAATAAATACGATTTTGCGAACACATAAGCAGTTGATGAAAACCACTAACCAAGAACCAAGCCAGGAAGAAATTGCTGCTAAGTTAGAACGTTCAGTAGAAGATATATCAAATGTGCTTGCTTATGATGCCCCTGTTGTCTCTATTGATCAGCAAATCTCCGATGAATCAGGCTCACAGACAATTTCAGCCTTCATTGCTGATGATGAAGGTATGAAGCCGGAAAATGAGCTCGACAAGCAAGATATTAGTAAACTCGCAATTGCGATGCTGGAAAGCCTAAATGCACGTGATCGTGAAATTTTGTGCCGCCGTTTTGGCTTATTAGGTTACGAAGCACAAACCCTTCAGCAGGTCGCTGATGAAGTCGGCCTGACTCGAGAACGAATTCGTCAATTACAGGTAAGTTCTCTGAAGAAACTAAAGAATACACTTAACCGTGAAAATTATGACTTAGAATTATTATTTGCAGAAACAGCGTAA
- a CDS encoding LysR family transcriptional regulator: MLENLQQMVILATVGHEQNFTRAAERLGISKSQVSKQIRFLEERLGCQLVQRSTRTVALTEIGLQYAEYGQQLLDTVNEAEALVAGYRNEIKGVLRVGIAQSFGNIHITSALAEFQKEHPGLELEVSLFDHRPNLLEEGFDCWVAIHEHPPEGMVARRLADCHFAVVASPEYIQAHGAPKVPGDLRQHNCITYQSRERKYINWEFTRDGVRQSIRARGNYRIDNAPAVLDAAISGLGIAYLATYLITDELETGKLIQLLPEWKADVELPIYAVYPRRKYLAPKVRSFIDFMAERMSVPPYRTPNPAAR, from the coding sequence ATGCTAGAAAATCTGCAACAAATGGTGATCCTTGCGACTGTCGGCCATGAACAAAACTTTACCAGGGCGGCAGAGCGTCTTGGGATCTCTAAATCTCAGGTCAGTAAACAAATTCGTTTTTTGGAAGAACGGCTTGGATGTCAGCTTGTACAGCGAAGTACACGCACCGTCGCTTTGACTGAGATAGGCCTTCAATATGCTGAATATGGCCAACAGCTGCTTGATACGGTCAATGAAGCTGAAGCACTCGTTGCAGGTTACCGCAATGAAATTAAAGGTGTATTGCGCGTTGGTATTGCGCAATCTTTCGGCAATATCCACATCACCTCGGCATTGGCTGAATTTCAAAAAGAACACCCAGGCCTCGAATTAGAAGTTAGCCTGTTTGATCATCGCCCTAACCTACTGGAAGAAGGCTTTGACTGTTGGGTGGCCATTCACGAACACCCACCAGAAGGTATGGTCGCCCGCCGACTCGCAGATTGTCATTTTGCAGTTGTTGCCTCGCCTGAATATATACAGGCTCATGGTGCCCCTAAAGTACCGGGAGACTTGCGCCAGCATAACTGCATTACCTACCAAAGCCGCGAGAGGAAATACATCAATTGGGAATTCACCAGAGACGGAGTAAGACAGTCAATTAGGGCCCGCGGAAACTACCGTATCGACAATGCGCCAGCTGTTCTTGATGCTGCGATTTCAGGCTTGGGGATTGCGTACCTTGCAACCTACCTCATTACAGACGAGCTTGAAACAGGCAAACTTATCCAGCTACTTCCTGAATGGAAGGCCGATGTTGAGTTGCCAATTTATGCCGTTTATCCCCGCCGAAAATACCTTGCACCTAAGGTACGGTCATTTATTGATTTCATGGCAGAACGTATGTCTGTCCCTCCATACAGAACCCCTAACCCTGCTGCTCGTTGA
- the chrA gene encoding chromate efflux transporter, with amino-acid sequence MFKVMWQFFLLGLYSFGGPAAHIGFFQREFVQNKKWLSDQDFTHAVALCQFLPGPASSQLGMYIGFKKAGYLGALSAFVGFTFPSFLLLTVLAIGNQQYNDVTFINTVIQAAKLLAVVVVAEAIWGMVKKNITSKLTVAVALATGVSVFITSGLLGQIIPILLAALLGFAISSQKLHNAEVVNQPIIKPHLGIVSVFVVLLFGLPLVAGQSELLNLVNVFYQAGSFVFGGGHVVLPLLEPMMEGMVEPDTFLSAYASAQLVPGPMFTMASYLGASTISDSPFIGSLLATIAVFLPGSLLLFAFLPAWNALFKHQRLQESILLVNASVVGLLGSAFIKPVISTSIGSVFDVVAVMVGFYLLKYRNIPVWGLILLFVGYQSLL; translated from the coding sequence ATGTTCAAAGTTATGTGGCAGTTTTTTCTGCTAGGTCTTTATAGTTTCGGCGGCCCTGCCGCTCACATTGGTTTTTTCCAACGTGAATTTGTTCAGAATAAAAAATGGTTGAGTGATCAAGATTTCACCCACGCAGTTGCGCTATGTCAGTTTTTACCTGGGCCCGCTAGTAGCCAGCTTGGTATGTATATTGGTTTCAAGAAAGCAGGATACCTAGGAGCACTTTCTGCTTTTGTCGGTTTTACTTTCCCTTCATTCTTGTTGTTGACTGTTTTAGCTATTGGCAACCAGCAATATAACGATGTCACCTTTATCAATACCGTTATCCAGGCAGCTAAACTCTTGGCTGTTGTCGTTGTTGCTGAAGCCATATGGGGAATGGTTAAAAAAAATATAACAAGCAAGTTAACAGTTGCGGTTGCACTCGCAACCGGTGTTAGTGTTTTCATAACCTCGGGGCTGCTTGGGCAAATCATTCCAATTTTATTGGCCGCACTGTTAGGTTTTGCTATTTCAAGCCAAAAACTACACAATGCTGAAGTCGTTAACCAACCCATAATCAAACCCCATTTGGGTATTGTTAGTGTGTTTGTTGTTTTGTTGTTTGGCCTACCGTTGGTAGCTGGGCAATCTGAATTACTAAACCTTGTTAATGTTTTTTATCAAGCGGGTAGTTTCGTATTTGGTGGCGGCCATGTTGTTCTTCCACTCCTAGAGCCTATGATGGAAGGGATGGTGGAACCTGATACATTCTTGAGTGCTTATGCTTCTGCCCAGTTAGTTCCAGGGCCTATGTTTACAATGGCTAGTTACCTAGGGGCTTCGACGATTTCTGACAGTCCATTTATCGGTAGTTTACTTGCAACGATTGCTGTGTTTTTACCAGGGAGCTTACTATTGTTTGCATTTTTGCCGGCTTGGAATGCTTTGTTTAAACACCAACGTTTGCAAGAGTCTATTTTGTTGGTCAATGCGAGTGTTGTTGGTTTGTTGGGGAGTGCATTTATCAAGCCCGTAATTTCCACTTCAATAGGTTCAGTCTTTGATGTTGTTGCGGTAATGGTTGGCTTCTATCTTTTGAAATATCGGAACATACCGGTGTGGGGATTGATCTTGCTCTTCGTCGGGTATCAATCGTTGCTGTAA
- a CDS encoding DUF1439 domain-containing protein, whose product MKIIFALVIALLLTSCASYSVTEQQIQEYLDDRSGFERTVGVKGLAHANVKFDNVKVGIGRVADDRVNLDADSTAKISIQGQSTQQLQIKVSFSAVPYYDKDEGAIFLNDLNVEDIDIQPNDFNLPSKQLLSPIIEMVGQYLLTRPVYRLSDEDFKQSLLKTARPELLIKNHELIIQI is encoded by the coding sequence TTGAAAATCATCTTTGCTCTAGTTATTGCACTGTTATTAACATCATGCGCAAGTTACAGCGTCACAGAGCAACAAATACAGGAGTACCTTGATGATCGAAGCGGATTTGAGAGGACAGTAGGCGTTAAAGGGCTAGCACATGCCAACGTAAAATTTGACAATGTTAAGGTAGGAATAGGAAGAGTTGCTGATGATCGTGTTAACTTAGATGCCGACTCTACCGCTAAGATATCGATTCAGGGTCAAAGTACTCAACAGCTACAGATAAAGGTTAGCTTTAGTGCCGTGCCCTACTATGACAAAGACGAAGGCGCGATTTTTCTCAATGATCTGAATGTTGAAGATATCGATATCCAACCAAATGATTTTAACCTTCCTAGTAAACAACTATTGTCCCCAATTATTGAAATGGTCGGACAATATTTATTGACGAGGCCTGTCTATCGATTAAGTGACGAAGATTTCAAACAATCGCTGTTAAAAACTGCAAGGCCGGAGCTTTTAATCAAAAATCATGAATTGATTATTCAAATTTAG